A segment of the Streptococcus dysgalactiae subsp. dysgalactiae genome:
GCTCCAGTCTTGCTTCAAATAATCTTGGATGAAGATCTTTTCATCATGGGAAAGAATAGCTTTTCATCGCCAGCAACGAGATTTATTGGTCTTATAATTCTGATAATAGTCATTGGTTGACTTTCCTTGTTTTAGGAAGTTCACAACCTTATGGATTGTTTGCCGACTTCGTTTAAGTGATTGAGCAATCTTAAGAACCGATATGCCATTCTCAACATATACCTCTATCATTACAAGTTCGGTTGTGGTAAGATGGGTATAGGTCATCTATGTTATTCCTTTCAGACGAATGTAGTGTTTATCTGAGCCTAACATAGATGGCTTTTTCTGTCTAACTTAATTTTACAAATTAGGTTTTCTTGTTGTCTTTTTAAAAAGGATTAACCATAAAAACTAAATTCATAGCTATCGAAGCCTGTGAATCAATGACACTTCCCCTTCTCTGTTAATCAAAAAGGTCACATTTTTACAGTGTGACCTTTGTTTTTTCATGATGCTGATTAAACACATGACAGACATAAGACTAGTAATTATTTTACAAGTAATCAATGATAGCGTCTCTAATGCGACGACGTTCTCGAATCCAAAGGGGACGATCATCTTTTTCATAGGTTCGATTTGTCAAGAAGATAGCTGCTTTTTGCTCTTTCTTATTCAACATGATAAATGGACCCGTATATCCCGTATGGTCAATCCAATCCTGTTCCAAATTCCAACCAAGGGAACGCGTTTTTTCTTGGAGACTGTAGTTTGTCCATAGCGAATCTGAAAAGGAATCCTCGAGGTAATGCATAGCAAAATGTTCCAAATCGTTGAGGGTTGAAAACAATCCCGCTGATCCCGCCTGTTTTCCTAACACTTTGGCTTTAGGATCATGAACATGCCCGTCGTTCACTCCTTTTAGAGTAGGTACAGCCGTATGTCTTGGACCAAATGAGGTTTCTGGCATATCAAAAGGCTGAAAAACCAATTCTTGAAAGAGTTGCTCCAAAGACTTGCCGCAGTAAGTTTCTAACATAAAACCAAGCAGTAAAAAATTCACATCTGTGTACTGAAATGTCTTATCCTTTTTAAGGGATAACTGATTTAAGGCTGCTTGTAATTCCTGTACCTGAAGGTGATCTCGATTCGGAATATAAGGGTCTAGTCCACTGGTGTGGGTCAATAATTGGCGAATGGTTACTTCCTCATGAACTATGTCTGGATAATAGTTTTTTAGGGAGTCATCGAGTTTTAGTGCTCCGCTATTGATCAAGAAAATACAGACAGTCGCAACTCCAACCACCTTTGACACGCTAGCTAAATCATAGACCAAGCCTGGCTGAACAGGCTGGTCTCCATCTATTGTCCCCAAATAATACTCCTGCCACTGACCAGACTGAAAAAGGGCTAAGCTAGCCCCTCTGTATAATCCTTGTTGCATATGGTCATTTAGTTGTTCTAATAAACCAAGGGTCATTTCATAAACCAAATTTCTATCTGACTTGGATCAGAAATCACCAAGACCTTATGCTTTTTGTCTACATAAACGGAATGACTCGCTTCTTCCAAATGTGTTTTTAAAGCTGCCATGTCATAATCGGCAGGCACTTGAAACTCTAGAATCTCTAAATCCCAAGCAATGTGAGGATCGATGGTTAAATCCGGACCTTCCTCTTGAACAAACTCCATCGCAACGGGCAGTTGATCACCAAATAACTCGTGGTAAAAGGTTCTTGATTGTTCCTCGTTGGGAACGTTTAGGACGATAATATCAAAGCTAAATTGACTAAGACCCTTGAAGTCTTCATCTTTTGTGAAAACAGGCAATTCTACTCCTTCAAGGGTTTCGATATCCTCTTCAGCATGTAGCAAGAAGCGATCCCCTTCTGGAGAAACGGTTTCAAAAGCATAGCCTTTTTCCCCTTTAAATAAGGTCTCATAGCTAGCTCCATGAGCGAGTAATTGTTCGATATCTTTAGGATGGGCTGTTTTAATCACAATAGTGTTAATTTTTTTAGGCCCTTCTACTGCACGTGTTCTAGCTGAAGGAGATTCTTCAATTACAAATCGTTCCTGCCCTCTTCCCCACGATGAAAAAATCGCAATTGCATTTTCTTCTGACACTAGACGAAGACCTAGGGTCTTTTGGTAAAATGTAATGTTCAAGTCACGGTTGTTAACACGTAACACTGGGGTTTTAAAGACAAGATTCTTAAACAAAGTCATAATTCCTCCTAATCCTCTGTTATTATAGACAAAATTCTGATTTTTGACAAGAAATTATGTGTTTCTTATAAAGCACTATAGGAACTTAATTATTCACCTTAATAATCTCAGTAATTTCTAAAAACAGTGAGACAATCGGAAAATTTTTAAAGGCTATGATGTGAACTGCACCCCAAAAGTTAGACAACAAATCTAACTTTTGGGGTGTTTTTCTATGAAATTAAGTTATGAAGATAAAATTGAAATCTATCGCTTACGACAATCTGGTTGGACATGGCCTAAAATCAGTCAAACATTTAATATGAGTAAGTATAACCTTCAATACATGGTCCGCCTTATTGATATACACGGATTGGAAAGTGTTTGTAAAAGGAAAAATAGGTATTATTCTCCTGAACTAAAGCAGGAAATCATAAACGAAGTTCTGATGAAAGGTAGGTCTCAGCTAGAGGTTTCTCTAGATTATGGATTACCAAACAAGGGAATGCTTCCTAATTGGATAGCGCAATACAAGAAAAACGGGTATACTATTCTTGAGAAATCAAGAGGGAGACCTGTAAAGATGGGACGCAAACCAAAGAGAAAACTTGAAGAAATGACTGAATTAGAGCGTCTTCAATATGATAATGAGTACCTTAGAGCGGAGAATGCCGTACTAAAAAAGTTGAGAGAACTCCGATTGAGGGTCGAAGCAAGGCTCAAAGAGCAACAGAAATCATTCAAGGACTAATCAATGTATTTGATTTAAGAATCCTACTTAATATTTTGAAGCTGTCTCGATCAACCTACTATTATCAGGTTAAACGTCTAACTCAGGGAGATAACAACAAAGAATTAAA
Coding sequences within it:
- a CDS encoding CppA family protein codes for the protein MTLFKNLVFKTPVLRVNNRDLNITFYQKTLGLRLVSEENAIAIFSSWGRGQERFVIEESPSARTRAVEGPKKINTIVIKTAHPKDIEQLLAHGASYETLFKGEKGYAFETVSPEGDRFLLHAEEDIETLEGVELPVFTKDEDFKGLSQFSFDIIVLNVPNEEQSRTFYHELFGDQLPVAMEFVQEEGPDLTIDPHIAWDLEILEFQVPADYDMAALKTHLEEASHSVYVDKKHKVLVISDPSQIEIWFMK
- a CDS encoding serine hydrolase domain-containing protein; the encoded protein is MTLGLLEQLNDHMQQGLYRGASLALFQSGQWQEYYLGTIDGDQPVQPGLVYDLASVSKVVGVATVCIFLINSGALKLDDSLKNYYPDIVHEEVTIRQLLTHTSGLDPYIPNRDHLQVQELQAALNQLSLKKDKTFQYTDVNFLLLGFMLETYCGKSLEQLFQELVFQPFDMPETSFGPRHTAVPTLKGVNDGHVHDPKAKVLGKQAGSAGLFSTLNDLEHFAMHYLEDSFSDSLWTNYSLQEKTRSLGWNLEQDWIDHTGYTGPFIMLNKKEQKAAIFLTNRTYEKDDRPLWIRERRRIRDAIIDYL